Proteins co-encoded in one Halorussus lipolyticus genomic window:
- a CDS encoding pyridoxal phosphate-dependent aminotransferase: MHFSDRIQRVEPSATLAISNLAGELEAEGADVVDLSVGEPDFPTPENIVDAGQDAMDAGHTGYTSSNGIAELKEAIAEKLQADGLDHEAENVIVTPGAKQALYEAIQTLVDDGDEVVLLDPAWVSYEAMVKLAGGDLNRVDLAPHDFQLEPALDELGEEISDETELLVVNSPNNPTGAVYSDSALAGVADLAVEHDVTVISDEIYQQITYGEEPTSLGTFEGMADRTVTVNGFSKAYSMTGWRLGYFAAPEAVISQAGKLHSHSVSCATNFVQHAGIEALRNTDESVSEMVEAFAERREFLLDRLGDEDVAAPEPDGAFYLMIPVADDDQTWCEDALEQAHVATVPGSAFGAPGYARISYANSKERIGEAVDRLVDADLL; encoded by the coding sequence ATGCACTTCTCAGACAGGATTCAGCGCGTCGAACCGAGCGCAACTCTCGCAATCAGCAACCTCGCCGGCGAACTGGAAGCCGAGGGCGCTGACGTGGTAGACCTGAGCGTCGGCGAACCCGACTTCCCGACGCCCGAGAACATCGTGGACGCCGGACAGGACGCGATGGACGCCGGACACACCGGCTACACGTCCTCGAACGGAATTGCAGAACTCAAAGAAGCCATCGCCGAGAAACTGCAAGCCGACGGCCTCGACCACGAGGCCGAGAACGTCATCGTCACGCCCGGTGCGAAGCAGGCGCTCTACGAGGCCATCCAGACCCTCGTCGACGACGGCGACGAAGTGGTCCTGCTCGACCCGGCGTGGGTCTCCTACGAGGCGATGGTCAAGTTGGCCGGTGGGGACCTCAACCGCGTTGACCTCGCGCCCCACGACTTCCAACTCGAACCCGCGCTGGACGAACTTGGCGAGGAGATTTCCGACGAGACGGAACTCCTCGTGGTCAACTCGCCGAACAACCCCACCGGCGCGGTCTACTCCGATAGCGCGCTAGCGGGCGTTGCCGACCTCGCGGTCGAACACGACGTGACCGTCATCAGCGACGAGATTTACCAGCAAATCACCTACGGCGAGGAGCCGACCAGTCTCGGCACCTTCGAGGGGATGGCCGACCGGACCGTCACGGTCAACGGTTTCTCGAAGGCCTACTCGATGACCGGGTGGCGACTCGGCTACTTCGCCGCGCCCGAGGCGGTCATTTCCCAAGCCGGAAAGCTTCATTCCCACTCGGTCTCTTGTGCGACCAACTTCGTCCAGCACGCGGGCATCGAGGCCCTGCGGAACACCGACGAGTCGGTCTCCGAGATGGTCGAGGCCTTCGCCGAGCGCAGAGAGTTCCTGCTGGACAGACTCGGCGACGAGGACGTAGCGGCCCCCGAACCGGACGGCGCGTTCTACCTGATGATACCCGTCGCTGACGACGACCAGACGTGGTGCGAGGACGCCCTCGAACAGGCCCACGTCGCCACCGTTCCGGGGAGCGCGTTCGGTGCGCCGGGCTACGCCCGCATCTCCTACGCCAACAGCAAGGAGCGTATCGGCGAAGCGGTCGATAGACTCGTGGACGCCGACCTGCTGTAG
- a CDS encoding nucleoside phosphorylase produces the protein MTGDSEDPNDDVQYHIEVGEDDVADAVLLPGNPERVEKITQFWDDADEVAHHREYRTVTGDYEGTPISVTSTGIGSPSAAIAVEELARVGVETFIRVGSCGAIQEGMEVGDLVITTGGVRQEGTSDEYVREDYPAVADYEVVSALVAAAERLDYEYHTGITMSADSFYAGQGRPGYDGFEAAGSDELVEGLKDANVKNIEMEASAIMTLANIYGLRSGAVCSVFANRETGEFMTEGENRAAETASLAVKLLAKMDEKKAEAGVERWHPGLSLEE, from the coding sequence ATGACCGGTGACAGCGAAGACCCCAACGACGACGTGCAGTACCACATCGAGGTCGGCGAGGACGACGTGGCCGACGCCGTTCTCCTGCCGGGCAACCCCGAGCGCGTCGAGAAGATTACCCAGTTCTGGGACGACGCCGACGAGGTGGCCCATCACCGCGAGTACCGGACCGTCACGGGCGACTACGAGGGAACGCCCATCAGCGTGACCTCGACCGGCATCGGTAGCCCCTCGGCGGCAATCGCGGTCGAAGAACTCGCCCGCGTCGGCGTGGAGACGTTCATCCGAGTCGGGTCCTGCGGCGCGATTCAGGAGGGCATGGAGGTCGGCGACTTAGTTATCACGACCGGCGGGGTCCGCCAAGAGGGGACCAGCGACGAGTACGTCCGGGAAGACTACCCCGCGGTTGCCGACTACGAGGTCGTCTCTGCACTGGTCGCGGCCGCCGAGCGCCTTGACTACGAGTACCACACCGGAATCACTATGAGCGCCGACAGTTTCTACGCCGGGCAGGGCCGACCGGGCTACGACGGCTTCGAGGCCGCCGGAAGCGACGAACTCGTGGAGGGCCTGAAGGACGCCAACGTCAAGAACATCGAGATGGAGGCCAGCGCAATCATGACTCTCGCCAACATCTACGGGCTTCGGTCGGGGGCGGTCTGCTCGGTGTTCGCCAACCGCGAGACCGGCGAGTTCATGACCGAGGGCGAGAACCGCGCCGCCGAAACCGCCAGCCTCGCGGTGAAGCTACTGGCCAAGATGGACGAGAAGAAGGCCGAAGCGGGCGTTGAGCGATGGCATCCGGGGCTGAGTCTGGAGGAGTAG
- a CDS encoding ABC transporter permease translates to MSDRGPDDEADPNPDDSWQGRADRALERLVDASAVERILISLAALVLSVVVGALIILVSGWVATCQSPFFSASGVGSFCYDPISVYYVLFKGAVWPPYNVAITLKETTLLLFTGLSVAVAFRAGMFNIGTQGQLVLGALGTALAVLWVAPVVPAGVVGGLILIAVGLLVGALVGGLWGAIPGALKAYADANEVITTIMLNFVASGIAFTLVSEVFKDPESQTVQTRAIPGFAQLQPVFFDTTVFSMLALVGALALGGGIYWMLNGTSFGYDLRTSGVQPEAAEYGGVDSEKMMVSSMALSGALGGLGGAVYVLMVASRWRTGIPSLGFDGITVSILAGNNPLGVVPAALLFGALKTGSLAIEFQLSVPKQLVGVLRGLIILFIAMPEFFRMVGARFRFGDDRPSVATDGGAETTDGSDADDHGGDDR, encoded by the coding sequence ATGAGCGACCGCGGACCCGACGACGAGGCCGACCCCAATCCCGACGACTCGTGGCAGGGCCGGGCCGACCGGGCGCTCGAACGACTCGTGGACGCCTCGGCCGTCGAGCGCATTCTCATCAGCCTCGCGGCGCTGGTGCTGTCGGTCGTCGTCGGCGCGCTCATCATCCTCGTCTCGGGATGGGTAGCGACCTGCCAGTCGCCGTTCTTCTCGGCCTCGGGAGTCGGGTCGTTCTGCTACGACCCGATTTCGGTGTACTACGTCCTGTTCAAGGGCGCAGTCTGGCCGCCCTACAACGTCGCCATCACGCTCAAGGAGACGACGCTGTTGCTGTTCACGGGCCTGTCGGTCGCAGTGGCTTTCCGGGCCGGGATGTTCAACATCGGCACGCAGGGCCAACTCGTGTTGGGCGCGCTCGGCACCGCGCTGGCGGTCCTCTGGGTCGCTCCGGTCGTCCCGGCGGGCGTCGTCGGCGGACTGATTCTCATCGCGGTGGGCCTGCTGGTCGGCGCGCTGGTCGGCGGCCTCTGGGGCGCGATTCCGGGCGCGCTGAAGGCCTACGCCGACGCCAACGAGGTCATCACGACCATCATGCTCAACTTCGTCGCGTCCGGCATCGCGTTCACGCTGGTCTCGGAGGTGTTCAAAGACCCCGAGAGCCAGACCGTCCAGACTCGGGCGATTCCCGGATTCGCCCAACTTCAGCCCGTGTTCTTCGACACGACCGTCTTCTCGATGCTGGCACTGGTCGGCGCACTCGCGCTCGGCGGGGGAATCTACTGGATGCTCAACGGAACCTCGTTCGGCTACGACCTGCGGACCAGCGGCGTCCAACCGGAGGCCGCCGAGTACGGCGGGGTGGATTCCGAGAAGATGATGGTCTCCAGCATGGCGCTTTCGGGCGCGCTCGGCGGCCTCGGCGGCGCGGTCTACGTGCTGATGGTCGCCTCGCGCTGGCGGACCGGCATCCCGTCGCTGGGCTTCGACGGCATCACGGTCTCGATTCTGGCGGGCAACAACCCGCTCGGCGTGGTCCCGGCGGCCCTGCTGTTCGGCGCGCTCAAGACCGGCAGTCTCGCCATCGAGTTCCAGCTTTCGGTGCCCAAGCAGTTGGTCGGGGTCCTGCGCGGCCTCATCATCCTGTTCATCGCCATGCCGGAGTTCTTCCGGATGGTCGGCGCACGCTTCCGGTTCGGCGACGACCGGCCCTCGGTCGCCACCGACGGCGGGGCTGAGACGACAGATGGAAGTGACGCAGACGACCACGGAGGTGACGACAGATGA
- a CDS encoding universal stress protein produces the protein MYDTLLVPTDGSEHAERAAEHALNVARVFDATVHLVNVVDVQDAGGLFSAGGVDEAFIEQLEDDARETISAVEALADPGDDVQTAVVRGKPAEGILDYADENDADLVFMGTHGRTGLNRYVTGSVTERVVRLADMPVFTVRATDQSVVGDGYDDIMIPTDGSECAATAVAHAVTLAEKYDATIHAVNVMDVRAMTSTDDVTPQTTLLDTFEEQGETATEAVAEQAREAGLDATTAVRKGIPAVSLLDYADENDIDLVTMGTHGRSGFERYFLGSTTAKIVRTAEMPVLSVRSPDADE, from the coding sequence ATGTACGACACGCTCCTCGTCCCCACTGATGGTAGCGAACACGCCGAGCGCGCCGCCGAACACGCGCTGAACGTGGCCCGCGTATTCGATGCGACAGTCCACCTCGTCAACGTCGTGGACGTGCAGGACGCTGGCGGCCTTTTCAGTGCCGGCGGCGTAGACGAAGCGTTCATCGAACAACTCGAAGACGACGCTCGGGAGACGATTTCGGCAGTCGAGGCACTCGCCGACCCCGGCGACGACGTTCAGACGGCGGTCGTGCGGGGCAAACCCGCCGAGGGTATCCTCGACTACGCCGACGAGAACGACGCGGACCTCGTGTTCATGGGCACTCACGGCCGGACCGGCCTGAACCGATACGTCACCGGGAGCGTCACCGAGCGGGTCGTCCGACTCGCGGACATGCCGGTGTTCACGGTCCGGGCGACCGACCAGAGCGTCGTCGGCGACGGCTACGACGACATCATGATTCCGACCGACGGGAGCGAGTGTGCCGCCACCGCGGTCGCCCACGCCGTCACGCTCGCCGAGAAGTACGACGCCACCATCCACGCGGTCAACGTGATGGACGTGCGAGCGATGACGAGTACCGACGACGTGACGCCCCAGACCACGCTCCTCGACACGTTCGAGGAGCAGGGCGAGACGGCCACCGAGGCCGTCGCCGAACAGGCCCGCGAGGCCGGTCTCGACGCGACTACCGCCGTCCGGAAGGGTATCCCGGCAGTCAGCCTCCTCGACTACGCCGACGAGAACGACATCGACCTCGTTACCATGGGGACCCACGGCCGGAGCGGTTTCGAGCGGTACTTCCTCGGTAGCACCACCGCGAAAATCGTTCGGACCGCGGAGATGCCGGTGCTGTCGGTGCGGTCGCCTGACGCCGACGAGTAG
- a CDS encoding ABC transporter permease: protein MSYAEPSRKRRWLAGVGVLVVAALSAVELFFPASPVAEIVNIIDANYIRSVLRLTVPIAFAALGGIFAEKSGVINIGLEGLLIISAFTSIAVAGVISGGTPTQFQLWIGFAVAVLASVLFALLFAVICIEFKADQIIAGLAVWLIALGLAPFASKVIWGQVNSPPVATLNNFDLLVVEANPPVVMMLVSVPAAWYALNRTSFGRWIEASGENPKALDTVGVDVRKVRYAGVLLSGFFSGLGGAGLALGRVGQFIGGGATMVNGRGWIGITAYLFGNYNPLGAFGASFLFASLDALQIRLQQLGYNIPSELIGIIPYVTVVVVLAFVGRTRIPSAAGDHYESGEE, encoded by the coding sequence ATGAGCTACGCCGAGCCCTCGCGCAAGCGCCGCTGGCTCGCCGGAGTCGGCGTCCTCGTCGTCGCGGCGCTATCAGCGGTAGAACTGTTCTTCCCCGCCAGCCCGGTCGCCGAAATCGTCAACATCATCGACGCCAACTACATCCGGTCGGTCCTGCGGCTCACGGTCCCCATCGCGTTCGCCGCGCTCGGCGGCATCTTCGCCGAAAAGAGCGGCGTCATCAACATCGGTCTCGAAGGCCTGCTCATCATCTCGGCGTTCACCTCCATCGCGGTGGCTGGCGTCATCAGCGGCGGGACGCCCACGCAGTTCCAGCTTTGGATTGGCTTCGCCGTCGCGGTGCTGGCGAGCGTGTTGTTCGCTCTGCTGTTCGCGGTCATCTGCATCGAGTTCAAGGCCGACCAGATTATCGCGGGACTGGCGGTGTGGCTCATCGCCCTCGGTCTCGCACCGTTCGCCAGCAAGGTCATCTGGGGGCAGGTCAACAGTCCACCGGTGGCGACGCTGAACAACTTCGACCTCCTCGTGGTCGAGGCCAACCCGCCGGTCGTGATGATGCTGGTCTCGGTCCCGGCGGCGTGGTACGCGCTGAATCGGACCTCGTTCGGCCGGTGGATAGAGGCCAGCGGCGAGAACCCGAAGGCGCTCGACACCGTGGGTGTTGACGTTCGGAAGGTTCGGTACGCAGGCGTTCTGCTGTCCGGATTCTTCTCGGGCCTCGGCGGTGCCGGACTTGCCTTGGGCCGGGTCGGCCAGTTCATCGGCGGCGGCGCGACGATGGTCAACGGCCGGGGATGGATCGGCATCACGGCCTACCTGTTCGGGAACTACAACCCGCTGGGCGCGTTCGGCGCGTCCTTCCTGTTCGCCAGTCTGGACGCGCTACAGATTCGTCTCCAGCAGTTGGGCTACAACATCCCGAGCGAACTCATCGGCATCATCCCCTACGTGACGGTGGTCGTGGTGCTGGCGTTCGTCGGCCGCACCCGGATTCCCTCGGCGGCGGGCGACCACTACGAGTCCGGCGAGGAGTAA
- a CDS encoding ABC transporter ATP-binding protein, with protein MSTAVHLEGITKRFPGVVANDEVDLEVEEGSVHALLGENGAGKTTLMNVLYGLYQPEGGTVHLHGEPREFDTPRDAIDAGIGMIHQHFMLVDTLTTAENIVLGHEPRKWFGLAMDREQAERDVRELSERYGFDVDPTARVEDVSVGVQQRVEILKALYGGADVLILDEPTAVLTPQEVEDLFEVFEELAEEDKTIIFITHKLGEAMESADDITVLRDGKNVGTVDADSTSREELAELMVGREVLLEADKDPVEVGDVGLEVSDLRVTDNRGVEQVSGVNISAREGEVFGIAGVDGNGQSELVEAITGLTAPDDGRVAFQGQDVTDLSRRERIDTGLAYVPEDRQERGLVMDFDLVENGLLGSQHTPEFAEGGRIDWGHTRDHAEAIIEEYDVRPPNADAEAESFSGGNQQKFIVGREFARDPEVVVASHPTRGVDVGSIEFIHERILDLRRAGKTVLLVSSKLDEVQQLSDRLGVMHEGEIVDVVDPERVTEEELGLLMAGEIPDDAPSIADAPGGER; from the coding sequence ATGAGTACAGCCGTCCACCTCGAGGGAATTACCAAGCGATTCCCCGGCGTCGTCGCCAACGACGAGGTCGACCTCGAAGTCGAGGAGGGGAGCGTCCACGCCCTCCTCGGCGAGAACGGTGCTGGCAAGACCACGCTGATGAACGTGCTGTACGGTCTCTACCAGCCGGAGGGCGGAACGGTCCACCTCCACGGGGAGCCTCGGGAGTTCGACACGCCGCGAGACGCCATCGACGCCGGCATCGGTATGATTCACCAGCACTTCATGCTGGTCGATACACTCACCACGGCCGAGAACATCGTCCTCGGCCACGAACCCCGCAAGTGGTTCGGGCTGGCGATGGACCGCGAACAGGCCGAGCGCGACGTTCGGGAGTTGAGCGAACGCTACGGCTTCGATGTGGACCCCACCGCCCGCGTCGAGGACGTGAGCGTGGGGGTCCAGCAACGGGTCGAAATCCTCAAAGCACTCTACGGCGGGGCCGACGTGCTGATTCTGGACGAACCGACCGCCGTCCTGACCCCCCAAGAGGTCGAGGACCTATTCGAGGTGTTCGAGGAACTCGCCGAGGAGGACAAGACGATTATCTTCATCACCCACAAGTTGGGCGAGGCGATGGAGTCAGCCGACGACATCACGGTCCTCCGGGACGGCAAGAACGTCGGCACCGTGGACGCAGACAGTACCAGCAGGGAGGAGCTCGCCGAGCTGATGGTGGGCCGGGAAGTCCTGCTGGAAGCCGACAAGGACCCCGTGGAAGTCGGCGACGTGGGGCTGGAAGTCTCCGACCTGCGCGTGACCGACAACCGGGGCGTCGAGCAGGTCAGCGGCGTGAACATCTCGGCCCGCGAGGGCGAGGTGTTCGGCATCGCCGGGGTGGACGGCAACGGCCAATCGGAACTCGTGGAGGCCATCACCGGCCTCACCGCTCCCGACGATGGGCGGGTCGCCTTCCAAGGGCAGGACGTGACCGACCTCTCGCGGCGCGAGCGAATCGACACCGGACTGGCCTACGTTCCCGAGGACCGCCAAGAGCGCGGCCTCGTGATGGACTTCGACCTCGTGGAGAACGGCCTGCTCGGAAGCCAACACACCCCCGAGTTCGCCGAGGGCGGTCGCATCGACTGGGGCCACACCCGCGACCACGCCGAGGCCATCATCGAGGAGTACGACGTGCGCCCGCCGAACGCCGACGCCGAGGCCGAGTCGTTCTCCGGCGGGAACCAGCAGAAGTTCATCGTCGGCCGGGAGTTCGCCCGCGACCCCGAAGTCGTGGTGGCCTCCCACCCGACCCGCGGGGTGGACGTGGGGAGCATCGAGTTCATCCACGAGCGCATCCTCGACCTGCGCCGGGCGGGCAAGACGGTTCTGCTGGTCTCGTCGAAACTCGACGAGGTGCAACAGCTTTCCGACCGCCTCGGCGTCATGCACGAGGGCGAAATCGTGGACGTGGTGGACCCCGAGCGCGTCACCGAGGAGGAACTCGGCCTGCTGATGGCCGGCGAAATTCCCGACGACGCCCCGAGCATCGCCGACGCTCCGGGGGGTGAACGATGA
- a CDS encoding class I SAM-dependent methyltransferase — protein MTDADTIATYQSVADEYRARHGDRSVVEELVEQFLDHLDAALAERDRTNPESARVADIGCGPGWESATFADRGHEVVGVDLTPAFLRSARSEAPDAEVARMDMRSLGFPRDSFDGLWVCASFLHVPRADAAETLREFRRVLRAGGVVFLSVKAGDGETEGDGYDEDRRRFTLYRGDELRELAADAGFEVEDVSEDDWVTLLGRA, from the coding sequence ATGACCGACGCCGACACCATCGCCACCTACCAGTCGGTCGCCGACGAGTATCGGGCACGCCACGGCGACCGCTCGGTGGTCGAGGAGCTAGTCGAGCAGTTTCTGGACCATCTCGACGCCGCTCTCGCCGAGCGCGACCGAACCAACCCCGAGAGCGCCCGAGTCGCGGATATTGGCTGTGGACCCGGCTGGGAGTCGGCCACCTTCGCCGACCGGGGTCACGAAGTCGTCGGCGTGGACCTCACGCCCGCCTTCCTCCGGTCTGCACGAAGCGAGGCCCCCGACGCCGAGGTGGCGCGGATGGACATGCGGAGCCTCGGCTTTCCTCGGGACTCATTCGACGGTCTCTGGGTCTGCGCGTCGTTTCTCCACGTTCCGAGAGCGGACGCGGCCGAGACGCTTCGGGAGTTCCGGCGCGTCCTCCGAGCGGGCGGCGTCGTCTTCCTCTCGGTCAAGGCGGGCGACGGCGAGACGGAGGGCGACGGGTACGACGAGGACCGCCGACGGTTCACCCTCTACCGGGGCGACGAGTTGCGAGAACTGGCCGCCGACGCGGGCTTCGAAGTCGAGGACGTGAGCGAGGACGACTGGGTGACGCTCCTCGGACGAGCGTGA
- the cdd gene encoding cytidine deaminase, giving the protein MDELVEVAREAQTDAHVPYSDYPVGAALLTADGSVYVGCNIENANYSNSLHAEEVAIAEAIKEGHREFDALAVSSGRRDGVTPCGMCRQTLSEFCDDDMPVICDEGDDTAEYTLGELLPNTITEEMLE; this is encoded by the coding sequence ATGGACGAACTCGTCGAAGTCGCCCGCGAGGCCCAGACCGACGCCCACGTACCCTACTCCGACTACCCGGTCGGCGCGGCGCTGTTGACCGCCGACGGAAGCGTCTACGTCGGGTGTAACATCGAGAACGCCAACTACAGCAACAGCCTCCACGCCGAGGAGGTCGCCATCGCCGAGGCCATCAAGGAGGGCCACCGCGAGTTCGACGCGCTGGCGGTGAGTTCCGGTCGGCGCGACGGTGTGACTCCCTGCGGGATGTGCAGACAGACCCTCTCGGAGTTCTGCGACGACGACATGCCAGTCATCTGCGACGAGGGTGACGACACGGCCGAGTACACACTCGGCGAACTCCTGCCCAACACCATCACCGAGGAGATGCTGGAGTAG
- the ribH gene encoding 6,7-dimethyl-8-ribityllumazine synthase, whose amino-acid sequence MVSLGLVVSRFNREVTEQMEEHAHEAAADRGAEVVETLHVPGAYDSPLAADRLARRDEIDAVAVVGTVVTGDTDHDQVITDAAAQGLTDVSLDRDKPVTFGVSGPGMSGAEARERVTKGEEAVDAAIELAEEL is encoded by the coding sequence ATGGTTTCGCTCGGTCTCGTCGTCTCGCGGTTCAACCGCGAGGTCACCGAACAGATGGAAGAACACGCCCACGAGGCCGCCGCCGACCGCGGTGCCGAGGTGGTCGAGACCCTCCACGTCCCCGGCGCATACGACTCGCCGCTGGCGGCCGACCGACTGGCCCGCCGCGACGAAATCGACGCCGTGGCAGTGGTCGGAACCGTCGTGACCGGTGATACCGACCACGACCAAGTTATCACCGACGCGGCCGCCCAAGGCCTGACCGACGTGAGCCTCGACCGAGACAAACCCGTCACATTTGGGGTCTCCGGACCGGGGATGTCCGGGGCGGAAGCCCGCGAGCGTGTCACCAAGGGCGAAGAAGCAGTAGACGCCGCAATCGAACTCGCGGAGGAACTCTAA